A region of Ignatzschineria larvae DSM 13226 DNA encodes the following proteins:
- a CDS encoding capsule biosynthesis protein → MQNFYSYWQEFTDNSQKILLLQGPVGPFFLNLKHYLTVKCGKRVFKINFNGGDDYYYPVAEDALNYRGTVAQFEHFLSEFIEKEQIDAVVCFGDNRIYHRIARDYCMTVGCSFWAFEEGYLRPHYITFEKWGVNYSSQIARDATMYDATSSDFVLAGKLNFKRYQPRPVASGFWKRAGFASRYYFELWRQEKAFPAYQHHREKRLYIYASAWLKAGFSSFIHGFKDRKIERQIVNKTLAPFFIFPLQVHNDSQIRQHGRGKSVSQHLRSVINSFAEFAPQNTHLVIKHHPMDKGFSDYSCFIKKLAKKRGVYERVHYVFDVPMPIFLRKAKGMVVVNSTTGISALIHSLPVKVIGDAHYDIPGLTSRQSLAQFWQNPESPNHEKVEYYLHYLRAMTQLNGSFYHRTLTIAEFNTI, encoded by the coding sequence GTGCAGAATTTTTATAGCTACTGGCAAGAGTTTACAGATAACTCACAGAAGATTCTTCTGCTACAGGGGCCTGTGGGTCCTTTTTTCCTTAATCTCAAACACTATTTGACCGTAAAATGTGGGAAAAGGGTCTTCAAAATTAATTTTAATGGCGGAGATGATTATTACTATCCTGTAGCCGAAGATGCGCTTAATTATCGAGGGACTGTAGCACAATTTGAACATTTTCTATCGGAGTTTATTGAAAAGGAGCAGATTGATGCAGTCGTCTGTTTCGGTGATAACCGTATCTATCATAGGATCGCACGGGATTATTGCATGACGGTAGGTTGTAGTTTTTGGGCTTTCGAAGAGGGCTATTTACGACCTCATTATATTACTTTTGAGAAATGGGGCGTTAATTATAGTAGTCAAATTGCGCGGGATGCAACTATGTATGATGCGACCTCTTCAGACTTTGTTTTAGCCGGAAAATTGAATTTTAAGCGCTATCAACCCCGCCCTGTTGCTTCTGGATTTTGGAAGCGAGCTGGTTTTGCAAGTCGTTACTATTTTGAGCTTTGGAGACAAGAAAAAGCCTTTCCTGCTTATCAGCATCATCGAGAAAAGCGATTATATATTTATGCAAGTGCTTGGTTAAAAGCGGGATTCTCTAGTTTTATACATGGTTTTAAAGATCGAAAAATAGAGCGGCAAATAGTCAATAAAACGCTCGCACCATTTTTTATCTTCCCCTTACAAGTACATAATGACAGTCAAATACGGCAACATGGACGAGGGAAGTCAGTATCACAGCATCTACGCTCCGTGATCAATTCTTTTGCCGAGTTTGCACCACAAAACACCCATTTAGTGATCAAGCACCATCCTATGGATAAGGGGTTTAGCGATTATAGCTGTTTTATTAAAAAGCTAGCGAAAAAAAGAGGTGTTTATGAACGGGTGCATTATGTCTTTGATGTGCCGATGCCGATATTTTTGCGCAAAGCGAAAGGGATGGTTGTGGTGAATAGTACAACGGGAATCTCCGCATTGATTCATAGCCTACCGGTCAAGGTCATTGGAGATGCACACTACGATATCCCCGGGCTTACAAGCCGGCAATCGCTCGCCCAATTTTGGCAGAATCCAGAATCACCCAATCATGAGAAGGTCGAATATTATTTACACTATCTCCGAGCAATGACTCAATTGAATGGCAGTTTCTACCATAGAACACTCACGATTGCAGAATTTAACACAATATAA
- the dnaE gene encoding DNA polymerase III subunit alpha, translating to MTFTHFNLHTEFSLVDGIIRIKPLFSALKEMGMTAVALTDLGNEFGAIKFYKTAMQSGIKPIFGSDCLLAEGNDDLGKITIIAQNYTGYLNLAELLSYGYRSHQIRGVPHITYEKLQEYADGLIVIVAKESPVGRALLNQGTESATALLKQHFSAFLPDRLYIGLKRLGQENDERFITEVLPIAESLQLPVIAINDVRFMQESDFDAHEIRTCIQSGHTMLDPNRPKNYSPQQYLRSIAEMEALFHDIPEAMINSAELAKRCTVELILNKPQLPAFPIPEGMTIEEFFRAESYQGLEERIGAKTEENQHYWERLDTELNVINNMGFPGYFLIVADFIQWAKDNAIPVGPGRGSGAGSLVAWALKITDLDPLPYDLLFERFLNPERVSMPDFDVDFCMEGRDRVIEYVAHKYGREAVSQIATHGTMAAKAVIRDVGRALGHPYGFVDRIAKLIPMDLGITLEKALMQEPELFDLYKEDEEVKILIDFAKQLEGLSKSVGRHAGGVVIAPTKLTDFSPLYCEEGSAALVTQYDKDDIEAAGLVKFDFLGLRTLTIIDWALKNIEYNRGIKVDLHTMPLDDKATFQLLKACQTTSVFQLESRGMKDLLRRLQPDNFEDIIALVALFRPGPLESGMVEDFINRKHGREEVIYPFPELEPVLKPTYGVIVYQEQVMQISQIIGNYSLGGADLLRRAMGKKLPEEMEKQRSLFMAGAETLGFDAEKAGRLFDLMEKFAGYGFNKSHSAAYALLSYQTAYLKEHYPAEFMAAVLSADLDHTEKIIIIIDEVKEMKIPIIRPSVNESSYQFTVNQAGAIIYGLGALKGYGKAAALQLIEEREENGPYRDLFDFCRRVDLSKTSKRAIEILIRAGALDCLEPNLKTVSDRAAYRAQLLATMPEAIRLADQHRKNESSGQGDIFGLFDDMPAEEPQYSLQPAIPMSDNELLHDEKSVLGFFFTAHPVDQYRQEIEAMTTTSLTKLKEMPEPQYHSRAVDDSVMIGGLVTAFYTRISKAGNKLYFVVLDDGRSRAEIRLFEEMIQSFEAPIENDTILFIQGGYNWDSFNNAMTLRATALHSLESMRQRHAKYLMIENHKPISPQDLAQLFAQLTPYRDDNGLQLIFKYHSPDSAGILQLEEFRILPQETILTELKRNFYHNLRFTIGYGQ from the coding sequence ATGACATTTACACACTTTAATCTTCATACTGAATTCTCCCTTGTGGATGGTATTATCCGCATCAAACCGCTCTTTAGTGCACTTAAAGAGATGGGAATGACCGCGGTGGCACTCACCGATCTTGGCAATGAGTTTGGGGCTATTAAGTTCTATAAAACAGCGATGCAATCGGGGATTAAACCGATCTTTGGCTCCGATTGTCTCTTAGCAGAGGGGAATGATGATCTCGGTAAAATCACCATTATTGCGCAAAATTATACGGGCTATCTCAATCTTGCGGAGCTTTTAAGCTATGGTTATCGTAGTCATCAGATTCGCGGTGTACCGCATATTACTTATGAGAAACTGCAGGAATACGCTGACGGGCTGATTGTCATTGTCGCCAAAGAGAGTCCGGTAGGCAGAGCGCTACTCAATCAAGGTACCGAAAGTGCTACTGCGCTACTGAAACAACATTTCTCCGCTTTTCTTCCTGATCGCCTCTATATTGGGCTTAAACGTCTCGGGCAAGAGAATGATGAGCGCTTTATTACAGAAGTATTACCGATTGCAGAATCACTGCAACTGCCGGTGATTGCCATTAATGATGTGCGCTTTATGCAGGAGAGCGATTTTGATGCGCATGAGATCCGCACTTGTATTCAATCAGGGCATACCATGCTCGATCCGAATCGCCCGAAAAACTACTCACCGCAACAATATCTGCGCTCCATTGCCGAGATGGAAGCATTATTTCATGATATTCCCGAAGCGATGATCAATAGTGCGGAACTGGCGAAACGTTGTACGGTTGAGCTCATTCTTAATAAACCGCAACTCCCGGCATTCCCCATTCCTGAGGGGATGACTATTGAAGAGTTTTTTCGCGCGGAATCTTACCAAGGATTAGAAGAGCGTATCGGTGCGAAAACAGAGGAGAATCAGCACTATTGGGAGCGACTCGATACAGAGTTAAATGTCATCAATAATATGGGCTTCCCGGGTTACTTCCTGATCGTTGCCGACTTTATTCAATGGGCAAAAGATAATGCGATTCCTGTAGGTCCAGGACGTGGATCAGGGGCAGGTTCCCTTGTGGCTTGGGCACTTAAAATCACCGATCTTGATCCGCTACCTTATGATCTTCTCTTTGAACGCTTTTTGAATCCTGAACGGGTCTCAATGCCGGACTTCGACGTTGACTTCTGTATGGAAGGCCGAGATCGTGTGATTGAGTATGTTGCCCATAAATATGGACGGGAAGCGGTCTCACAGATTGCAACCCATGGGACAATGGCGGCTAAAGCGGTGATTCGAGATGTAGGGCGCGCGTTGGGGCATCCTTATGGTTTTGTCGATCGTATCGCCAAACTGATCCCGATGGATCTCGGCATTACCCTCGAAAAAGCATTGATGCAAGAGCCGGAACTCTTTGATCTCTATAAAGAGGATGAAGAGGTTAAAATCCTGATCGATTTCGCTAAACAGCTCGAGGGATTATCCAAATCAGTGGGTCGCCACGCCGGCGGCGTTGTGATTGCACCGACTAAATTAACCGACTTTTCCCCACTCTATTGTGAGGAAGGATCAGCGGCGCTCGTCACACAATATGATAAAGATGATATTGAAGCGGCCGGCCTTGTGAAATTTGACTTCTTAGGCTTACGTACGCTCACCATTATCGATTGGGCACTCAAAAATATTGAGTATAATCGGGGTATTAAAGTGGATCTTCACACAATGCCTCTTGATGATAAAGCCACTTTTCAACTCCTCAAAGCTTGCCAAACCACATCGGTTTTCCAGCTAGAATCAAGGGGGATGAAGGATCTTCTTCGCCGGTTACAGCCGGATAACTTTGAAGATATCATCGCCTTAGTAGCCCTCTTTCGCCCAGGGCCACTAGAATCAGGGATGGTGGAGGACTTTATCAATCGTAAACATGGTCGAGAAGAGGTGATCTACCCATTTCCTGAGCTTGAGCCGGTACTCAAACCCACTTATGGGGTTATTGTCTACCAAGAGCAGGTGATGCAGATCTCCCAAATTATCGGGAATTATAGCTTAGGCGGTGCGGACTTACTGCGCCGAGCGATGGGGAAAAAGCTCCCGGAAGAGATGGAGAAACAGCGCTCACTCTTTATGGCCGGTGCAGAGACTTTAGGGTTTGATGCAGAAAAAGCCGGTCGTCTCTTTGATCTGATGGAAAAATTCGCAGGTTACGGCTTTAACAAATCGCACTCGGCGGCTTATGCCCTACTCTCTTATCAAACGGCTTATCTCAAAGAACATTATCCTGCTGAATTTATGGCGGCAGTACTCTCGGCGGATCTCGATCATACTGAAAAGATCATCATCATTATTGATGAAGTGAAAGAGATGAAGATTCCGATTATTCGCCCAAGTGTGAATGAATCGAGCTATCAATTTACCGTCAATCAAGCCGGTGCAATTATCTATGGTTTAGGCGCGCTCAAAGGATATGGGAAAGCAGCCGCGCTACAACTAATCGAAGAACGGGAAGAGAATGGTCCATATCGTGATCTATTTGATTTCTGTCGCCGAGTGGATCTCTCTAAAACATCCAAACGCGCTATCGAAATTCTCATACGCGCCGGCGCATTAGATTGTTTAGAGCCTAATCTAAAAACTGTGAGTGATCGGGCGGCTTATCGTGCGCAGTTATTAGCAACCATGCCGGAAGCGATTCGTCTTGCCGATCAACATCGTAAAAATGAATCTTCAGGTCAAGGGGATATCTTCGGGCTATTTGATGATATGCCGGCGGAGGAGCCCCAATACAGCTTACAACCTGCAATTCCGATGAGCGATAATGAGCTGCTCCATGATGAAAAATCGGTATTAGGTTTCTTCTTTACCGCACATCCTGTAGATCAATATCGCCAAGAGATTGAAGCGATGACTACAACCTCTTTGACGAAACTCAAGGAGATGCCGGAACCGCAATATCACTCAAGGGCTGTCGATGATAGTGTCATGATTGGTGGTTTAGTGACAGCTTTCTATACGCGCATCAGTAAAGCTGGCAATAAGCTCTATTTTGTTGTGCTCGATGATGGACGTTCGCGGGCTGAAATTCGTCTCTTTGAAGAGATGATTCAAAGTTTCGAAGCGCCTATTGAGAATGATACGATCCTCTTTATTCAAGGAGGTTACAATTGGGATTCCTTCAACAATGCCATGACGCTACGGGCAACGGCGCTTCACTCTCTAGAATCGATGCGTCAACGTCATGCAAAATATCTGATGATCGAAAATCATAAGCCTATTTCACCGCAGGATTTAGCCCAACTATTTGCGCAGCTCACTCCGTATCGGGATGATAATGGATTACAGCTTATCTTCAAATATCACAGCCCGGATAGTGCCGGTATTTTGCAACTAGAAGAGTTCCGCATTTTACCGCAAGAGACGATACTTACAGAATTAAAACGCAACTTTTATCATAACTTACGATTTACCATCGGTTATGGTCAATAA
- the sfsA gene encoding DNA/RNA nuclease SfsA yields the protein MKFNPPLVKATFLKRYRRFLVDIETDNGEIITIHCPNTGSMMNCLLPNSPAWYLPSSDPDRKTKGTWVIATTPFNRIANVNTHYANTLVEEALEAGIIDLGKPYVKLQREVKYGAENSRIDLCLTHEDATQTYIEVKSVTLGFEENKIAAFPDAVTTRGTKHLRELIALAEAGTRTVLIFCVNLSDIEAVRPADEIDSAYGKALRLAIEKGVEVRAYRTQMSSEEIVITDEIPVIVE from the coding sequence ATGAAATTTAATCCCCCTTTAGTGAAAGCGACTTTTCTCAAACGTTATCGCCGATTTTTGGTGGATATAGAGACAGACAATGGAGAGATAATCACGATTCATTGCCCTAATACCGGCTCGATGATGAATTGTCTACTCCCTAATAGCCCTGCTTGGTACTTACCTTCCAGCGATCCCGATCGTAAGACCAAAGGAACTTGGGTCATTGCCACGACGCCTTTTAATCGTATTGCGAATGTCAATACCCATTATGCGAATACGCTGGTAGAAGAAGCCCTTGAAGCCGGCATTATTGATCTTGGTAAACCCTATGTGAAACTCCAACGAGAAGTGAAATATGGTGCTGAAAACTCTCGAATTGATCTCTGTTTAACCCACGAAGATGCAACGCAAACCTATATCGAGGTCAAGAGTGTTACACTCGGATTTGAAGAGAACAAGATCGCCGCATTCCCTGATGCCGTCACAACACGTGGCACTAAACATCTCCGGGAACTCATAGCCCTCGCCGAAGCGGGAACACGCACCGTATTGATCTTCTGCGTTAATTTAAGCGATATTGAAGCCGTTCGCCCCGCCGATGAAATCGATTCCGCCTACGGCAAAGCATTACGCCTTGCGATAGAAAAAGGCGTTGAAGTACGCGCCTATCGCACACAGATGAGCTCTGAAGAGATTGTAATTACTGATGAAATACCGGTGATTGTGGAATGA
- a CDS encoding adenine phosphoribosyltransferase codes for MDIKQYIARIQDFPAEGVDFKDVTPLLNNVEAFKYVIEKMSEFVQSCDADVIVAPEARGFIFAAPVAFNTSKRLVLVRKPGKLPREAHKVAYSLEYGNNYQEMHKGDVHEGDKVVILDDVLATGGTIQAIIEMVGKENATITGICFLADLLYLHGPNVLEGHNVYSLLSYES; via the coding sequence ATGGACATCAAACAATATATCGCTCGCATTCAAGACTTTCCAGCTGAAGGCGTTGATTTTAAGGATGTAACCCCACTTTTGAATAATGTGGAGGCCTTTAAATATGTGATTGAAAAAATGAGTGAATTTGTACAATCATGCGATGCCGATGTGATTGTCGCCCCTGAGGCTCGCGGGTTTATCTTCGCCGCACCTGTTGCTTTTAATACCAGTAAACGCCTTGTCTTAGTCCGTAAACCTGGCAAGCTCCCACGAGAAGCGCACAAAGTCGCTTACTCTTTAGAATATGGTAATAATTATCAAGAGATGCATAAAGGTGATGTTCACGAAGGGGATAAAGTCGTTATTCTCGATGATGTACTTGCAACCGGTGGCACGATTCAAGCCATTATCGAAATGGTGGGTAAGGAGAATGCCACTATTACTGGCATCTGTTTCTTAGCAGATCTTCTCTATCTTCATGGCCCGAATGTACTAGAAGGGCACAATGTCTACTCATTATTGAGTTATGAGAGTTAA
- a CDS encoding DUF3079 domain-containing protein, with protein MQNPRKKQRIPKNPKRPERICWGCDRLCAADKMMCGNGSERSQHPCELFGEDWYESLTPEELEYIELV; from the coding sequence ATGCAAAATCCTCGGAAAAAGCAGCGAATCCCTAAAAATCCTAAGCGCCCTGAACGGATCTGTTGGGGCTGTGATCGCTTGTGCGCCGCCGATAAGATGATGTGTGGTAATGGAAGCGAACGTTCACAGCATCCCTGTGAGCTCTTCGGCGAAGATTGGTATGAATCTTTAACGCCAGAAGAGCTTGAGTATATTGAGCTGGTGTAA
- the lipA gene encoding lipoyl synthase, whose protein sequence is MTTTTTEQKQGRLAQGEKLRGADKTARIPIKVISVPKEERIPKPKWIRAKIPSGKRFDEITSILREHKLHSVCEEAACPNIGECFNQGTATFMIMGDICTRRCPFCDVAHGRPNPLDSEEPKRLAQSVKLVNLDYVVITSVDRDDLRDGGAGHFADCIREIRTVSPKTKIEILVPDFRGRMDIAIDILTETPPDVLNHNMETVPRLYKQVRPGADYMHSLELLKKFKARNPEVPTKSGLMVGVGESDEEMIEVMEMMRAHDIEMITIGQYLQPSGGHLAVERYVTPETFKMYEDTAYKLGFKLAHIGPMVRSSYHAGDKTLV, encoded by the coding sequence ATGACAACAACGACAACTGAACAAAAACAAGGCCGATTAGCACAAGGGGAAAAACTTCGTGGTGCAGATAAAACTGCGCGAATCCCTATTAAAGTAATCTCTGTACCGAAAGAGGAGCGGATACCGAAACCTAAATGGATTCGGGCGAAGATACCATCAGGAAAGCGCTTTGATGAAATTACCTCTATATTACGGGAGCATAAACTGCACTCGGTTTGCGAAGAAGCGGCTTGCCCGAATATTGGTGAGTGTTTCAATCAAGGTACTGCCACCTTTATGATTATGGGCGATATCTGTACTCGCCGCTGCCCATTTTGTGATGTGGCTCATGGTCGTCCTAATCCACTTGATAGCGAAGAGCCGAAACGCCTCGCGCAATCAGTGAAACTCGTCAATTTAGATTATGTTGTCATTACCTCTGTGGATCGGGATGATCTGCGTGATGGTGGCGCCGGGCACTTTGCCGATTGTATTCGGGAGATTCGGACAGTTTCGCCAAAGACCAAAATTGAGATTCTAGTACCCGATTTCCGCGGACGTATGGATATCGCGATCGATATCTTAACGGAAACACCGCCAGATGTTCTTAATCACAACATGGAAACGGTACCAAGACTCTATAAGCAAGTTCGCCCCGGTGCAGATTATATGCATTCGCTTGAACTGCTCAAAAAATTCAAAGCTCGTAACCCGGAAGTCCCCACAAAATCTGGGCTCATGGTTGGTGTTGGTGAAAGTGATGAAGAGATGATCGAAGTGATGGAGATGATGCGAGCACACGATATTGAGATGATCACCATCGGACAATACCTCCAACCGTCCGGAGGGCATCTTGCCGTCGAGCGTTACGTGACACCTGAGACATTTAAGATGTATGAAGATACGGCGTATAAGCTAGGCTTTAAGCTTGCCCATATCGGCCCTATGGTACGCTCAAGCTATCATGCCGGCGATAAGACGCTTGTGTAA
- a CDS encoding glutamate-5-semialdehyde dehydrogenase, with protein sequence MSMIDYWNKLGQKARSAAEKLLLANSGQKNALLQALYDEIISHSAEIEAANLQDIAAAKVAQLDAAFIDRLQLTTNRIEAMAEGVKEMIALPDPVGEMTDIKVRPSGIQVGKMRVPLGVIGIIYESRPNVTIDAAALCLKSGNAAILRGGSEAFHTNQYLATLLAKALEKVGLPAEAVQVINTTDRAIVDLMITSNQYIDVIIPRGGKSLVERINAKATVPVIKHLDGICHTYVDNEADLEKAWRVVDNAKTQRYAPCNTLETLLIHEKILKPFLPEMATILVEKGVEVRACDRALTLLKEHNIPAIIATEEDWHTEYLAPIISIKVVKSMEEAIAHINHYGSHHTDVILTENYSKATYFLRAVDSACVMINASSRFCDGFEFGLGAEIGISTDKIHVRGPVGLEGLTSQKYIVLGHGEIRT encoded by the coding sequence ATGTCGATGATAGATTACTGGAACAAACTCGGTCAAAAGGCGCGCAGTGCTGCTGAAAAACTACTCCTTGCTAATTCTGGGCAGAAAAATGCCCTGCTCCAAGCACTCTATGATGAGATTATCAGCCATAGTGCTGAAATTGAAGCGGCGAATCTGCAAGATATTGCAGCTGCCAAAGTAGCCCAACTTGATGCGGCATTTATCGATCGACTGCAATTGACGACTAACCGCATTGAAGCGATGGCGGAGGGTGTCAAAGAGATGATTGCGCTCCCCGATCCTGTCGGTGAAATGACCGATATTAAAGTGCGCCCTTCCGGCATTCAAGTAGGGAAAATGCGAGTACCATTAGGTGTCATTGGCATTATTTATGAGTCTCGCCCTAATGTCACGATCGATGCAGCGGCCCTTTGCTTGAAATCTGGTAATGCGGCGATTTTACGCGGTGGTTCTGAAGCCTTTCATACTAATCAATATTTAGCGACTCTACTCGCTAAAGCGCTTGAAAAAGTGGGATTGCCGGCAGAGGCAGTACAAGTCATCAATACTACTGATCGGGCAATCGTAGATCTTATGATTACCTCTAATCAATATATCGATGTGATCATTCCTCGAGGCGGAAAATCCCTTGTTGAGCGAATTAATGCCAAAGCCACTGTGCCGGTGATCAAACATCTTGATGGCATTTGCCATACTTATGTCGATAATGAAGCTGATTTAGAGAAAGCTTGGCGTGTAGTCGATAATGCTAAAACACAGCGATATGCACCTTGTAACACTCTAGAGACACTTCTGATTCATGAGAAGATCCTCAAGCCTTTTCTGCCGGAGATGGCGACCATTCTGGTCGAGAAAGGCGTTGAAGTACGCGCTTGTGATCGAGCCCTAACACTCCTCAAAGAGCATAATATTCCGGCGATTATCGCCACAGAAGAGGATTGGCATACAGAATATTTAGCGCCGATTATCTCCATTAAAGTTGTGAAATCGATGGAAGAGGCGATCGCTCATATTAATCATTATGGCTCTCATCATACCGATGTGATTTTGACAGAAAATTACAGCAAAGCCACCTATTTCCTGAGAGCCGTAGATTCTGCTTGTGTCATGATCAATGCATCTTCCCGCTTCTGTGATGGTTTTGAATTTGGTCTTGGTGCCGAGATTGGAATCTCAACCGATAAGATTCATGTGCGAGGTCCTGTGGGATTAGAGGGATTAACCTCTCAAAAATATATCGTCTTAGGGCATGGCGAAATTCGTACTTAA
- the grxD gene encoding Grx4 family monothiol glutaredoxin → MTEQATLDKIHRQVTENPVVIYMKGSPQFPMCGFSSRAAQALADTGLPFSFVNVMDDPAIFECLPKYAEWPTFPQIYIGGELVGGCDIVLELAERNELKQMMNEAIENQQ, encoded by the coding sequence ATGACAGAACAAGCAACACTTGACAAAATCCATCGCCAAGTTACAGAAAATCCTGTGGTGATCTATATGAAAGGTAGTCCACAATTCCCGATGTGTGGTTTTTCAAGCCGTGCAGCACAAGCATTAGCAGACACAGGTCTTCCTTTCTCATTCGTAAATGTGATGGATGATCCTGCTATTTTTGAATGTTTACCTAAATATGCAGAATGGCCTACATTCCCACAAATCTACATCGGTGGCGAATTAGTCGGCGGATGCGATATCGTTTTAGAATTAGCAGAGCGCAATGAGCTCAAGCAGATGATGAACGAAGCGATTGAAAATCAACAATAA
- the upp gene encoding uracil phosphoribosyltransferase: MKQVFEIKHPLVVHKIGKMRKAEISTKDFRELASEIAQLLAYEATKDLETEKRTIQGWAGDVEVEQIKGKKITIVPILRAGIGMQQGVLELIPGARVSVVGFERDHETLEPRAYYQKLTTHMEDRTALIIDPMLATGGTAIATIDLLKKAGCKHIKALFLVAAPEGIAKLHEKHPDVDIYTASVDQGLNEDAYILPGLGDAGDKIFGTVE, translated from the coding sequence ATGAAACAAGTATTTGAAATTAAACATCCTCTTGTCGTCCATAAGATCGGCAAGATGCGTAAAGCAGAGATCTCTACTAAAGATTTTAGAGAGCTTGCGTCTGAAATAGCGCAATTATTGGCGTATGAAGCAACTAAAGATTTAGAAACTGAAAAACGCACCATTCAAGGCTGGGCCGGTGATGTTGAAGTTGAACAGATTAAAGGGAAAAAGATTACGATCGTTCCTATTCTTCGTGCGGGTATCGGCATGCAGCAAGGTGTTTTAGAGCTTATTCCTGGTGCTCGTGTTTCCGTTGTCGGATTTGAGCGTGATCATGAGACATTAGAGCCTCGTGCTTACTATCAGAAGCTCACAACTCATATGGAAGATCGAACAGCGCTTATTATTGACCCTATGCTTGCCACCGGCGGCACAGCCATTGCAACCATCGATCTACTTAAAAAGGCGGGTTGTAAACATATCAAAGCCCTCTTTTTAGTCGCCGCACCTGAGGGGATTGCGAAACTCCATGAGAAGCACCCTGATGTGGATATCTATACTGCTTCTGTCGATCAAGGGCTCAATGAAGATGCTTATATTCTTCCTGGTCTTGGCGATGCCGGCGATAAGATTTTCGGCACTGTAGAGTAG